From Chloracidobacterium thermophilum B:
CATGCGCGGAAGAAATCCAAAGACTCGTCATCCATGGCATCATTCATCTGTGTGGGTACGACCATGAGACCGATACCGGGCAAATGACGCGCCTGGAACGTCGGCTTCGGCGGCGCTTCCTGCCTGCCGCCACAAACGCGCCGCCGGCTCATCAGCCGTGAGCCGCACACCGGCGCAGCGGGTGGAATAGTGTACGTCGTTCTATGGAGTATGAGCTAGCCTTTGTGCTTCTGACCATTGGCGGCCTGTTTTTCCTGGCTCTCGTCGAAAGCGCCCACGGCTCGATTTCTGAAGTCACCCTCCGCTCACTGGCTGCCGAGTTGCCCGATCCTTCGCCGCAGCGCGCCTTTCTGCGCCATCTGCTCAGCCACCGGCTGGATTTCTGGTTGAGTCTTTCACTCGGTCTCCAGTCGGGAACGCTCATCCTGACGGCGCTGGCCGTTCTGCTGGCCAATCGTTTTTCCTCGCCATGGGCATTGCCCGTGGCACTGGTCACGACGCTGTTTCTGGTCATCCCGGCCCGCCAAATCCTGCCGCGCATCCTTGTCCAGAATCAGCCCGAAGCCTATCTGCTCCGGCTGCTGCCCTGGTTTCGGTTGTACTTCCAAGCCGTCCAGCCCCTCGTCCGTCCCATGCGGCAGCTTATCCAGTGGTTTCGCATCGAGCCGGAGCGCAGCCTGGTTCCTGACTCGACGCCCCCCAACGAAGAGGAGAGCATTCAGGCGCTGATTGATGTCGGCGAAGAAGCCGGCATCATCGAGGAAGACGAAGGCGAACTCATCCAGTCGGTCATCGAGTTCAGCGACACAGCCGTGCGCGAAATCATGACGCAGCGCCCGGAAATCATTTCAGTTCGTGCGTCAGCCACTGTCCGTGAAGCCAGTGAAACCATGACGCGCGAACGGCACTCGCGGCTGCCGGTTTTCGAGCAGGACTCCGATGACATCGTGGGTTTTGTCTTCATCCGGGATGTCCTCGATTGCCTGCTCAACGGACGTGACCAGGAGCCGGTACGCAACATCGTCCGCCCGGCCTACTTCGTCCCCGAAAGCAAGAGCATCGCCGATCTGCTCGAAGACATGCGCAAGTCCGCCATGCAGATTGCCCTCGTCATTGACGAATACGGCGACGTGGCCGGACTCGTCACCATTGAGGACATCCTCGAAGAAATCGTCGGCGAAATCGAAGACGAAGACCAACAGTCAGAAGAAGCAGAAGTGCTTCAGGAAACCGATGGCGCGTGGCTGGTGCGCGGCAATACCGAAATTCGCAAGATCGAACTCGTCACGGAGCGCGAGCTGTCCGGCGACGACTTCCAGACGGTCAACGGCTTCATTGTCTCCGAGTTGGAGCGCGTACCTTCGACAGGCGAACACTTCATCGTCCGCGGGCTGGAAGTTGAAGTCCTTGAAAGCGACGGGCGCGCCATCCGCCGCGCGCGGCTGCGCAAAGCCGCCTCCACGTCACCAGCGACTGAAGAAACTTAGCGTGGATTCACCCTGCTGGACGGCGCGGAAGCGGCGCAAGTCGCCAATCGTTTCCACCACGGCATGCTTGGCGTGGTGCTCGACGATGAACCAGCCGTCCTCGTCCAGAAGCGGCTGGGTTCCCAACAACTCAAACAGCGGATCGTACAGCGGTGAAGCGTAGGGCGGGTCACAGAAGATAAGATCGAAGCGCCGCCCGACCTGGATGAACTGTTTGACGGCGCTGACGGCATCGCGCTGGACAACTTCCGCTTCCTCACCAATGCCGCACCGCGCCAGGTTTTCCATCAATGCCACCAGCGCACGGCGCGAGTGTTCCACGAAGGTTGCCCGCGCTGCCCCCCGGCTGAGCGCCTCGATACCCACGGCGCCCGAACCGGCGCACAAATCCAGAAACGTCTTATCGCCGATGCGCGGAGCAAGAATGTTGAACAGGGTCTCGCGCAACCGGTCAGACGTGGGACGCACACGCAAACCCGGTTCACTTCGCAGGCGCCTGCCTTTGTGAATCCCCGCGATGACACGCATAGGCTACTCGGCCGCCAAGACCAAACCGACGGCGTTCCAAAACCGTTGCCCGTGGGCCATCGGCAAGCATGCCGCGCCCGGAGACCGGCTTCAAGCCACGACCGGCGTCAGTTGACCACGTTCCAACCGCCAGACCTGCTGACAGGTGGCGGCCAGCCGGCTGTCGTGCGTGACAAGCACCAGCGTCAGACCCTGGTCGCGCTGAAGTTCATGGAGCAGACCGAGAACGTCAGCCGCTGTCCGCTCATCGAGGTTGCCGGTTGGCTCGTCGGCCAGCAGCAGCGGCGGCGCATTGGCCAGCGCCCGCGCCAGCGCCACCCGCTGACTTTCCCCGCCGGAAAGCTCTGCCGGCAGGTGATGCTGGCGCTGCTCCAGACCGACGCGCTCCAGCAGCCGCCGGGCCCGCCGGCAGCTTTCATCCCATCTGACGCCGGCCATCCGCATCGGCAGGGCGACGTTTTCCAGGGCCGTGAACTCCGGCAGCAGGTGGTGGAACTGAAAGACGAAGCCGATGCTCCGGTTCCGAAAGCGCGCGCGCTCCGTTGGCGACAGTTCCCACAGGGACGTGCTGCCAATGCGTACTTCACCGGCCGCTGGCGCATCGAGGCCGCCCAGAACGTGCAGCAGCGTGGACTTTCCCACGCCCGACGCGCCCACAATGGCGGCCGCCGCTCTGCCTTCCACCGCCCACGACAGGTTTTCAAAAACCACGAGCGGCGGCTGTCCGGGCGACGCTGGCGGATAGCGGTAGGTCAGTTGGTGGACGGTGAGCACGGCTGACAGAACATGACGGCTGGACTCCGGCCGGGCCCGACACCGGGTAGGCGCTGCCGGTCATTCCTTGCGTTTGGGCCGCAGGTTGGATGCCAACACCCGCTTACGCAGACGAATGGACTTGGGCGTGACTTCAACCAGCTCATCCTCAGCAATGAACTCCAGGGCCTGTTCAAGCGAAAGCTCCCGCGCCGGCACGAGCCGGATGCCTTCATCGGCCGTCGAAGCCCGCATGTTGGTGAGCTTTTTCTCGCGGATGACGTTCACATCCAGGTCATTTTCACGGGAGTTCTCACCCACGATCATGCCCTCATAGACGGGCGTGCCGGGCTTGATGAACATTTCGCCGCGCTCCTGCAGGTTGTAGAGCGCATAGGCCGTCGCCTCGCCGGCGCGGTCGGCCACCAGGACGCCATTGAGCCGGGAAGGAATCGGCCCCAGCCAGGCGTCCCAGCGCAGAAACATCGTGTTGAGCAGGCCCGTGCCTTTCGTGTCGGTCAGAAACTCGGAGCGGAACCCAATCAGGCCCCGCGAGGGCACTTCAAACTCCATGCGGACGCGGCCCGTGCCGTGGTTGATCATTTTGGTCATCACGCCGCGCCGCCGGCCCATCGCCTCGGTGACGACGCCCACGAAGGTATCGGGGCAGTCCACCACGGCCAGCTCAATGGGTTCCTTGAGCACTCCCTGTTCGTAGCGCGTCACCACTTCCGGCTTGGAGACCTGAATTTCATAGCCTTCGCGGCGCATCTGTTCGATGAGGATGGCAAGCTGCAACTCCCCGCGGCCCGTCACCTTGAAGGCATCGGGTGAGTCGGTGTCCTCGACGCGGATGGAAACATTGCCCAGCAGTTCTTTTTCCAGCCGTTCCCGAATCTGGCGCGAGGTCACATACTTGCCCTCACGTCCGGCAAAGGGCGAGGTATTGACGCCAAAGACCATCGAGATGGTGGGTTCGTCAATCTGAATGAGCGGCAGGGCTTTGGGCTGTTCGGCATCGGCGATGGTTTCGCCGATGTTGATGTCGGGCACCCCGGCTACGGTGATGATGTCTCCCGAAGCGGCGCGCTCACACGGCACGCGCTTGAGGCCCTCAAAGGTGTAAAGCTGCGTGATGCGGTGCTTCTCGACCGAGCCATCCCGCTTGCACAGGCTGACCGCCTGCCCGGTTGTCAACTCGCCGGCGACGATGCGGCCAATCCCCAGGCGGCCCACATACTCGTCATAGCCGATGTTTGTCACCAGCACCTGCAGGGGGTCCTGCCGCCGGTCAAGCGGCGCCGGGATGGTCTCAATGATCTGCTCGAACAGCACCCGCAGGTCAGAAGCGTCATCTTCCGGCCGCCGCTTGGCAATCCCGTCGCGTCCAATCGTATAGACAATCGGAAACTCAATCTGTTCCTCGTTGGCGTCGAGGTCAATGAACAGGTCATAGACTTCGTTGACCACTTCCTGAATGCGCGCATCGGGGCGGTCAATCTTGTTGATGACGACAATGGCCCTGAGATTGAGTTCCAAGGCTTTGGAAAGCACATAGCGCGTCTGCGGCAGCGGCCCTTCCGAGGCATCCACGAGCAGGATGACGCCGTCCACCATTTTCAGAATGCGCTGCACTTCGCCGCCAAAATCAGCGTGTCCGGGCGTATCCACGATGTTGATTTTGACATCGCCATAACGCACGGCCGTGTTTTTGGCCATAATCGTGATGCCGCGCTCGCGTTCGAGGTCGAGGTTGTCCATGACGCGCTCGGCCACTTTTTCATTGGGGCGGAAGGTGCCTGACTGGCGCAGCATCGCATCCACCAGCGTGGTCTTTCCGTGGTCAACGTGGGCAATGATGGCAACATTTCGCAGATCGGCGCGGGTTTTCACAGCATCTACCTCATCTCAGGCTTCAGCCGTCGGGCATCCGGCTGGAAAGTTCAAAAAAGGGCGTAGAGTAGCGCACATCCACTGAAAACGGCTACCGGACTTTGCACGAAAGGCCCTGCCGGTAACGTCTGTTGCGCGAAGCCGGCTTGGTGGCTTCCATCCCGGCACGGTAGATTGTGCCGCCAGTGGGTGGTGGGCAGGATGGAAGGGGTCAAGAAAACCGTTTTGAGCGAGGCAGGACCAATGACCGAACGCATTGCCGTGGCGATGTCAGGGGGCGTGGACAGTTCCACTGTGGCGGCCCTGCTCAAGGAGCAAGGGTACGACATTATCGGTTTCTCCATGCAGCTTTGGAACCAGCGCCGCATCAACGTGGATGCCGACGGCAATCCGCTGCCGTCCCGGTGCTGCTCCCTCGACGACCTCTACGATGCGCGGGCCGTGGCCGAGGCGCTGGGCATTCCTTTCTACGTCCTCAACTTCGAGGACGACTTCGAGGCCCGTGTGGTACGGCCGTTCGTCGTGAGCTACCTCAACGGCAACACGCCCAGCCCGTGTGTGGCCTGTAACAGCCGGATGAAGTTTGACACCCTCGTGGCGCTGGCCCGGGATGTCGGCGCGGCGAAAGTCGCCACCGGACACTACGCCCGCGTGCAGTTCAACACCACGACCGGACGCTGGGAACTGCGCAAGGGCCGCGATGCCCGCAAGGACCAGTCCTACTTCCTCTTTGAACTCACCCAGGAGCAGCTTGCCAGTGCGCTGTTTCCGCTGGGCGAACTGTCGAAGGCTGAAACGCGCGCCATTGCGCGCCGCCATGGTCTGCCGACCGCCGAAAAGGCCGAAAGCCAGGAAATCTGCTTCATTCCCGACGGCAACTATGCCCGGTTCATCGAACGCTATCTTGCGGAAGCCGGTGGTACGGTTGCCGGCGAGCCGCAGTCTCCGGTAGCGCCGCGGCTGGTTCAACTTGGATTGCGTCGCAACCTGCCGCAACCGGGCGAGATTGTCACCACGGACGGACGCGTGCTTGGACGGCACAACGGCATTCATCGCTACACCATCGGCCAGCGCCGCGGCCTTGGCATCACGGCCGGCGACGGCCGCCCGCTCTACGTCGTCGGCCTCGACGCCGCCCGGGGGCAGGTCATCGTCGGGCCCGAAGAAGCCCTGCCGGGCAAGGCCCTGACGGCGACGCGCGTCAACTGGATTGCCCTGCCAGAGCTGACCGCGCCCCGCCGCTGTGCCGCACGCATCCGCTACCGCCACGAAGAAGCGCCCGCGACGCTCCATCCGCTGCCCGACGGCAATGTGCAGGTGGTTTTCGATACTCCACAAAAGGCTATCACGCCGGGACAGGCGGTGGTGTTTTACGAAGGTGAGCTGGTGCTGGGCGGCGGCTGGATCACTGCACAAGACTGAAACACCTGCGCTGCCGGGCAGAGGTTTCAGGGACAACCGCGCCACGGATGGACGAAGACCCGGAAAAACCTTTCAGAGTGTAAGATTTTTGTTGCCTGGCGGGAGACGGCTGTTGCAGAGTTAGGAACTCTCAACGACGCATAGGTTTCAAACAAGCGCCATGGCAACGACCCCGACAACCTGTGTCTGGCTGCACGGCGACGGGCTGTCTCCCTATGATGCTGCGTTGCAGGCCTATCCGGCCGCGCCGGTCATTTTTGTCTTCGATGAACCGCTGCTGACGGAAGGCTATCGCCTGACGTTCAAGCGGCTGTTTTTCATCTACGAGTGCATCGTGGACCTGTACGAACGCATCCCGAATCCGGTCAAGGAACTGCGGCGCGGAAACGTCGTCGAGGAGGTGCTCGACTTCTGCCGGACGCACAGGGCCACGCATCTGGCCGTCACAGAGACCTATGCCCCACGGTATCGGGAGTTCGTGCGCCTGTTTGAGCAGCAGGGATTGAACGTGCAACAGTTTCCAAAACCCAAACTCGTGCCGTATAGTGGCCCTGCGCCCAAGCGCTTCATGCCTTTCTGGAAAAACATCGAACGTACTGCTTTTCGTGACTGAAAACCTTGTGACGTGCCTGTGCGCCGTCCTTGTTCCGACTCGTGGTTAACCATGCCCCTCGCGCGCCTTCTTCACCGCACCACGGCCAAGCATCCGCGCAGCCTCAAGCAACGGGATGCACTCATCGAACTGACGGCTGACCTCATTGAGCGGGCCAACCTGGAAGTCAAGGAAACCTACCGTTTTCAGATTGACCGGCAGGACATCGTGATTCCCAATCTGCCGGATGATTTTCACGGATTCACGATTGCCCAGCTTTCAGACATCCACCACAGCCCGTATCTCTCGCTGGAGCACCTGGCCGAAGCCGTGACGGAAACCAATGCCCTGCAACCGGATGTCATTGTGCTGACAGGAGATTACGTCACGCACACGGCGCGCTATGTTGAGCCATGCGCCGAATGTCTGGGACGGCTGCGGGCACGGTTCGGGGTCTTTGCCGTTCTGGGCAACCACGATGTCTGGGTTGGAGCCTCTGCCGTCACCCAGGCTTTCGAGCGGCACGGCATCCCGGTACTGCACAACACCAACCTTCCGCTCTACATCGGTGGACGGTTCATTTACCTGTGCGGCCTCGGCGATACGACGACGCGCAACCACGACCTTGTCGCGGCCCTCAAGGGCACCCGCCGCCGGGACGTGCGCATCCTGCTTTCACACAATCCCAACATCATCAAGGAAGCTTCACTCGCCGAGTGTGATCTTGTGCTGTCGGGACATACGCACGGCGGGCAGGTCAAGCTGCCGGTCATTGGTGCCCCGATTTCCTACAACCGCCACGGCAAGCAGTACACCCGTGGCTGGGCGCAGATGAAAAAGACCCAGATTTATGTCAACCGTGGGCTGGGAACAATCTTTCTGCCGATTCGCTATCAGTGCCCACCGGAAATTTCCCTGCTGCGGCTTCTTCGGACGCCTGACCAAAGACCAACCTGAACCAACTCCATGACGCACGGACGACCACGACAACGCGGCGCCGAGCGGGGAAGCGGATTTCAGGAAGCGATCAACCATACCAACGAAGCGTATGAGAAACTCGGACGGGCGTGCATTACACGCAAAGCCATTCCGGGAAAATACGTTGTGCCCATCGGTATCCGTCGCCGGGGGCTGGCAGTGCCGCTTCCTCCCTCGCTTGCGCCCCTGAAAACCGGGGATGCCCTCACCACCACGGCATTTCGGCAGGCGCTGGCCGCCGGCCGGGAAGGCGACCCGCGCGCGTTCATCCCGGAATCGCGCGGCGAACCGGATTACGGCGGGGTTGTGGCCCCGCACGGACGGGGCATCTTCTACGATGCCAAGACCACCAGGCGCGACCTGCTGGACTTCGACAACCTGCACCCCCACCAGGTGACATTTCTGGAAAGAATGGCCGCCTGTGGGGCCATTGCCGGGTTTCTCGTCGAGTTCGCCAAACACGGAGCGGTTTTTTTCATCCCCATTCAGATGGTCACGCTCTTTCGCGCCGCCCGTCGCCGCAAGAGCATTCCCTACCACGTCTGCGCCGCGCACCTCACACCGGTCCGGGCCGGGCGCGGATTGGTCATTTACGACTACCTGCCGGCCATCGAGCAGCAGGAACAGCGGTATGGGCCGGACTACGCCTGCCTGTGCTCCAGCATCAAAGGTGCGACACCCTCCCTGACAGCCCCAAGGCATGAGGCTGATGACCCCGCACCAGTTCCCCGCCTGCCGGAAAAGCGGAGCTAAAGCCGATGCCGAAGCCACTCATCCTCATTGCCGATGATGAAGAACTGCTGCGCGAGCTGTATGCCGAACTGCTTCAGCCGCACTATGAGATTGTCCTGTCGCGCAACGGGACAGAAGCCAGGGAGAAAGCTCTTTCCACGCCGGGTCTGCGCGGCATCCTGATGGATGTCCAGATGCCCGGCATGAACGGCCTGCAGGTTGCCAGGGAAGTTCTTGTCAAACGTCCCGAAGTGCGGATCATCATCATGTCCGGCACAGACGTGACCTACCGCGTACGGCAGATGTTTGCCTCTGAACAGGTGGCTTTTCTCGTCAAGCCCTTTGAGCTGGAAGCCTTGCTGTTGCTGGCAAAACAGCATTTCAGCCCGCCGGTCCCGGAGTAAACCGGGTAAAAACCAGGCTCAGCGGTCAAACCCCACAATCAGCTCCGGCATTTCGGCGGACAGAATCCGTTTGACCAGCGAGAACTTGTGTTCCTGCCACCGCTGCTGGAACACCTTGACGGTCGGAGCTTCCGGCGTGGCGTATGTGGGATCAAATAATGGATTGCTGCCGCCAAAAACCACACCTTCTCCGGCGCGCCGGATGTAGCCGCCACCCACCGTAAAAAACTCGACGATGAGTTCATCAGCCTTTTCACCCAACTGGTTTTCGATGAGCTGGCGCAGGCGTCCCAGGGCCGGCGTGGTTTCTGTCGTCTGACTCGGCAGCACAACCAGAAACAGGTGATCAGCCAGAATGACCAGGAGAAACCGCAGGGTGGCTTCGCCGGGATGAGTCTTCATAAGCTGGAGCAACGCCTGCCGGTCATCGGGCGGCAGCGAGGGGAAATCCTCCATGGCCTTGTCCACGTCGAGACGGAACATTTCCGTGCCATCGAGGTGTTTCTCCACCTGGTCGCGCTTCATCACCTGCACGGTGTTGCCCTCGGCCCCGTAGCTCTGCGACAGGTCAAACATGATGCTGTGCAGGTTGGGCAATACGCCGGGAAAGCTCAGCAACAAATCCCGCTGGCGGATGTTGGGGATGGCCTGCTCGAACATCGTCCGCAGGACCATCGTTTCGCGCACAACGTCGCGCAGATCGCCCCGGCGCAACAGCGTACCGACCTTGAGAAACGATACCGGGTCGTCAAGACGCTTGCCCAGGAAATCCACGTAGAAGCGATTGAACAGATCAATATCCGCTTCGGTGAGAGGTGAGTCGCTGGCCTGACGGTGCTCCATGGTGAACCTGGTCGTACTTCAAAACATTGCCCTCTGGAAAGCCGGAGCCTGCTGAAAAAAATGTGCAACCACAGGATGAAAACGACGTGAAGACAGAAACACCATGGTAATCATTCACTCCGGGAGTGTCCATACGGGATGTGGCGGCATCAACGACCCAGCAGCGTGACGTACCGGCACCAGACTCGGTACTGGTGGAGTCTCTGGCTTGCCGTTTGTCTGACCGGGATGGCCTGGGGGCAGGAAAGCCGCCCCCCCTTTGCCGAAGACGAAGAGGCGCAGAACCGTCTCCAGCGGGGGATTTCCCTGTATCAGCAAAGCCAGTATGCGGCAGCCCTGGAAGTACTTGAACCGCTCGTCATTCACCATCCCGAACAGGCGGTCGCCTATCGGATGCTGGGTTTGTGCTACTTGCAACTCAAGCAGTACCAGCCGGCCGTCACGGCACTGCGCAAGGCTATTGAGCTGACACGCGCCCAGGAAAAACGGGAGGACGCCGTTGCCCGTCTGGCGCTGGGCAGGGCACTGTTTCTGGCGGGAGACCCGGCGGCAGCCCTTCCCGAACTGGAATACGCCGCGCAGCGCCCCGAAGCCGACGCTGCGACCCTGACACTTCTGGGCTATGCCTACTACCGGCAGGGGAACGAAGCCGCCGCGCGGAAAACCCTGCTCCAGTCCGTGGCGCGGGATGAGCGGCAGACCGAGGCGTGGCGGCTGCTGGCCGAACTCGATGTTCAGGCGGTTACGGCGACCCCGGATGACCCGGCCGCCGTCAAACGCGCTCAGTCCAGTATCGAGAAAGTCAACCGTTTCGAGCCAGTCGTTGCGGCCGGACTGCGGGGGCGACTGCTCGTGGCCCAGCGCCAGTTCGCCAAGGCCATCCCGGAACTCGACCGCGCCCTGACGGCCCAACCCGATGAAGCGACGCTCGTGTTTGCTCTGGGGCTGGCGCTGTCCCGCGAGGGGCAGCTTGAGCGCGCCACAACCACACTGACCAGGGCGACTTCCCTGTTGCCGCAGGAAGCCGGCGTCTGGCGGGAGTTGGGTTACGTCCACGAACGTGCCGGGCGTACCGAAGCGGCCATTGCCGCCTATGAAAAGGCCGCAGCGCTGACCAACGGCCAGGATGCCTTCGTCACGCGCGCCCTGGAACGGCTCAAAACACCGTAACTTTCTCATTCCTCCTCGCCAGGCGAGCCGTTCCAGATCAGACGCAGAGCTTCCAGGGCATCGGCGCGCACCAGCTCGTTGTCGTCCTTCACCACTGCCCGCCGCAGCGGCCGGATGGCTTTTGGGTGCCGGATGCGGCCCAGTGAACGGGCTGCGCCAGCGCGCACGAGGTAATCCGCATCACCGGCAAGCAGAGGAATCAGGGCGTCCACGGCGCGCACGTCTTCCAGCTCCCCAAGGGCAACGGCGGCGGCATAGCGTACCCAGTGGTGGTCATCTTCCAGCATGGCCAGCATCGTCTCGAAATTCGGCTTGTAGCGCAGCCGTCCGAGCGCCAGTGTGACCGAACTCCGCACCAGCGGGTCAGCGTGGTGCAGATCAGGCAACAGCGTCTGGGCCGTGCCTTCATCGCCCAACTCCCCGATGGCATCGGCCACAGCCACTCGTACCCACCAGTCCGGGTCATGCAGAAGCGGCAGAAGTTTTGGCAGGGCAGACACTTCTCTTTGCAACCGCAACGCTTCCACCGCCTGCAGGCGAACCTGGGCGGAAACATCCGACAACTGTTCGATGAGCAGTTCCACGGGCGGAGAGGAGGGAGAATCAGTGGCGTGACTCATACAGGCTATGACCGTCTGCAACGCCAGCGACCGGCCCAACGGGACTGGCAGCCGCACCGGCAATTCAGGGTGTGTTGACGCTCGCGGAAAGCAAAACTTACACTCTATGCTGCTTTGTGAACAAGGACCCGCCGCCCGCCGGCAACTGTACCAAAGCCAACCGCCCGGCAGCGATTCGCTGTGAACTCTTCTGACAAAGCCACATGACGACAACGTACCTGGTGCACAAACAACCCGGCTTTGCCCTTACCCGACGGGGAAAAGTTGTCCGCTGGATCGCTGTCACCCTGGGTTTTTGTCTGGTGGCGGCTCTGGTCAGCGCTGGGATTCTGCTCTACGTCCGGTATCCGTCCGCCTTGGGCACACTGGATGTGGTGACGACCCCACCGGGCGCTGAAGTCTGGCTCGATGGGCGGCGCGTGGGCACGTCCCCCTGCACGATTGAACGGGTTGGCTCCGGCTTTCATACGCTGCGCGCAGTGCACGAAGGGTTCCTGCTGGCCGAGCGCGAAGTTCTGGTTGAGCCAGGTGAACAGCCGGAAGCCGTCAGCTTCGTCCTGCAACCCATCAAGGCTGAACCACCGCCGGCAGCGCGCGCCAGTGACAGCGCGCCGACCGAGCGGATTGCTGAGTTCATGCAGCGCGCCGAAGAGGCTTTTCAGCGCGGCGACTGGGTGACACCGGCCAATGACAACGCGCTGTACTACGCCGATGCGGTGCTGCTCATTCAACCGGACAATGAACCGGCGCGCGCCATGCGCACCAGAGTGCAAAACGCCCTTGTGCGGCAGGCTGAGCTGGCTGCCGGCCGTGGCGACCTGGCCCTGGCCCAGTCCACCTACAACCTGCTGCTCAACCGCTTTCCCAGCGACGAACGCAGCCAGTCCGGCATAACGCGCATTGCCAACCTGATTGATGCCAACCGGGGGCAGGCCGCACACTTTCTCGCTCTGGCAGAAGCGGCCTTTGCCGCCGGGCGCTACCTTGATCCGCCTCACAACA
This genomic window contains:
- the mnmA gene encoding tRNA 2-thiouridine(34) synthase MnmA — translated: MTERIAVAMSGGVDSSTVAALLKEQGYDIIGFSMQLWNQRRINVDADGNPLPSRCCSLDDLYDARAVAEALGIPFYVLNFEDDFEARVVRPFVVSYLNGNTPSPCVACNSRMKFDTLVALARDVGAAKVATGHYARVQFNTTTGRWELRKGRDARKDQSYFLFELTQEQLASALFPLGELSKAETRAIARRHGLPTAEKAESQEICFIPDGNYARFIERYLAEAGGTVAGEPQSPVAPRLVQLGLRRNLPQPGEIVTTDGRVLGRHNGIHRYTIGQRRGLGITAGDGRPLYVVGLDAARGQVIVGPEEALPGKALTATRVNWIALPELTAPRRCAARIRYRHEEAPATLHPLPDGNVQVVFDTPQKAITPGQAVVFYEGELVLGGGWITAQD
- the rsmD gene encoding 16S rRNA (guanine(966)-N(2))-methyltransferase RsmD — its product is MRVIAGIHKGRRLRSEPGLRVRPTSDRLRETLFNILAPRIGDKTFLDLCAGSGAVGIEALSRGAARATFVEHSRRALVALMENLARCGIGEEAEVVQRDAVSAVKQFIQVGRRFDLIFCDPPYASPLYDPLFELLGTQPLLDEDGWFIVEHHAKHAVVETIGDLRRFRAVQQGESTLSFFSRW
- a CDS encoding HEAT repeat domain-containing protein produces the protein MSHATDSPSSPPVELLIEQLSDVSAQVRLQAVEALRLQREVSALPKLLPLLHDPDWWVRVAVADAIGELGDEGTAQTLLPDLHHADPLVRSSVTLALGRLRYKPNFETMLAMLEDDHHWVRYAAAVALGELEDVRAVDALIPLLAGDADYLVRAGAARSLGRIRHPKAIRPLRRAVVKDDNELVRADALEALRLIWNGSPGEEE
- a CDS encoding metallophosphoesterase; this encodes MPLARLLHRTTAKHPRSLKQRDALIELTADLIERANLEVKETYRFQIDRQDIVIPNLPDDFHGFTIAQLSDIHHSPYLSLEHLAEAVTETNALQPDVIVLTGDYVTHTARYVEPCAECLGRLRARFGVFAVLGNHDVWVGASAVTQAFERHGIPVLHNTNLPLYIGGRFIYLCGLGDTTTRNHDLVAALKGTRRRDVRILLSHNPNIIKEASLAECDLVLSGHTHGGQVKLPVIGAPISYNRHGKQYTRGWAQMKKTQIYVNRGLGTIFLPIRYQCPPEISLLRLLRTPDQRPT
- a CDS encoding ABC transporter ATP-binding protein, producing MLTVHQLTYRYPPASPGQPPLVVFENLSWAVEGRAAAAIVGASGVGKSTLLHVLGGLDAPAAGEVRIGSTSLWELSPTERARFRNRSIGFVFQFHHLLPEFTALENVALPMRMAGVRWDESCRRARRLLERVGLEQRQHHLPAELSGGESQRVALARALANAPPLLLADEPTGNLDERTAADVLGLLHELQRDQGLTLVLVTHDSRLAATCQQVWRLERGQLTPVVA
- the typA gene encoding translational GTPase TypA, with translation MKTRADLRNVAIIAHVDHGKTTLVDAMLRQSGTFRPNEKVAERVMDNLDLERERGITIMAKNTAVRYGDVKINIVDTPGHADFGGEVQRILKMVDGVILLVDASEGPLPQTRYVLSKALELNLRAIVVINKIDRPDARIQEVVNEVYDLFIDLDANEEQIEFPIVYTIGRDGIAKRRPEDDASDLRVLFEQIIETIPAPLDRRQDPLQVLVTNIGYDEYVGRLGIGRIVAGELTTGQAVSLCKRDGSVEKHRITQLYTFEGLKRVPCERAASGDIITVAGVPDINIGETIADAEQPKALPLIQIDEPTISMVFGVNTSPFAGREGKYVTSRQIRERLEKELLGNVSIRVEDTDSPDAFKVTGRGELQLAILIEQMRREGYEIQVSKPEVVTRYEQGVLKEPIELAVVDCPDTFVGVVTEAMGRRRGVMTKMINHGTGRVRMEFEVPSRGLIGFRSEFLTDTKGTGLLNTMFLRWDAWLGPIPSRLNGVLVADRAGEATAYALYNLQERGEMFIKPGTPVYEGMIVGENSRENDLDVNVIREKKLTNMRASTADEGIRLVPARELSLEQALEFIAEDELVEVTPKSIRLRKRVLASNLRPKRKE
- a CDS encoding hemolysin family protein, whose translation is MEYELAFVLLTIGGLFFLALVESAHGSISEVTLRSLAAELPDPSPQRAFLRHLLSHRLDFWLSLSLGLQSGTLILTALAVLLANRFSSPWALPVALVTTLFLVIPARQILPRILVQNQPEAYLLRLLPWFRLYFQAVQPLVRPMRQLIQWFRIEPERSLVPDSTPPNEEESIQALIDVGEEAGIIEEDEGELIQSVIEFSDTAVREIMTQRPEIISVRASATVREASETMTRERHSRLPVFEQDSDDIVGFVFIRDVLDCLLNGRDQEPVRNIVRPAYFVPESKSIADLLEDMRKSAMQIALVIDEYGDVAGLVTIEDILEEIVGEIEDEDQQSEEAEVLQETDGAWLVRGNTEIRKIELVTERELSGDDFQTVNGFIVSELERVPSTGEHFIVRGLEVEVLESDGRAIRRARLRKAASTSPATEET
- a CDS encoding tetratricopeptide repeat protein, translated to MTYRHQTRYWWSLWLAVCLTGMAWGQESRPPFAEDEEAQNRLQRGISLYQQSQYAAALEVLEPLVIHHPEQAVAYRMLGLCYLQLKQYQPAVTALRKAIELTRAQEKREDAVARLALGRALFLAGDPAAALPELEYAAQRPEADAATLTLLGYAYYRQGNEAAARKTLLQSVARDERQTEAWRLLAELDVQAVTATPDDPAAVKRAQSSIEKVNRFEPVVAAGLRGRLLVAQRQFAKAIPELDRALTAQPDEATLVFALGLALSREGQLERATTTLTRATSLLPQEAGVWRELGYVHERAGRTEAAIAAYEKAAALTNGQDAFVTRALERLKTP
- a CDS encoding Holliday junction resolvase RecU, coding for MTHGRPRQRGAERGSGFQEAINHTNEAYEKLGRACITRKAIPGKYVVPIGIRRRGLAVPLPPSLAPLKTGDALTTTAFRQALAAGREGDPRAFIPESRGEPDYGGVVAPHGRGIFYDAKTTRRDLLDFDNLHPHQVTFLERMAACGAIAGFLVEFAKHGAVFFIPIQMVTLFRAARRRKSIPYHVCAAHLTPVRAGRGLVIYDYLPAIEQQEQRYGPDYACLCSSIKGATPSLTAPRHEADDPAPVPRLPEKRS
- a CDS encoding response regulator; the protein is MPKPLILIADDEELLRELYAELLQPHYEIVLSRNGTEAREKALSTPGLRGILMDVQMPGMNGLQVAREVLVKRPEVRIIIMSGTDVTYRVRQMFASEQVAFLVKPFELEALLLLAKQHFSPPVPE